CATCGTTCGTCCTCGTCTCCACGCTACCGTTTCGCAACCACCCGCTTCCTCCTCCGGAGAccgctcggccgccgctcgctccagcatggccgccgcgccgtccgccACCTCCGTCCACGACTTCACCGTCAAGGTCAGTTCCTCCTCTCGGTCGGCGGCGCTCCCTTCTCGAAGGGATCTGTCCTGCAGTGATTGGGATGGGCTTTCCAAAACCCGAACCCGCTCGAGCAGTCGAGCCGTGCGTACTTTGGggggtgggtgggggggggggtgcctGTAATCCGGGGTGGTGCTTGACGTGAATTTGTTGAGCAGTAGTAATTGGGTGTTTCACCGAATTTCTTAGCTTGTTTTGCTTGGTGCGAGGGCGTGCAGGATGCAAGCGGAAAAGACGTGAACCTGAGCACCTACAAGGGGAAGGTTCTCCTCATCGTTAACGTCGCATCCCAATGGTACTTAATTCACTTCATTACGCCCCCCATTTTATGATGGAATTTTACTACTACACCGTCTACACATCAACAGGTTGATGTAGGATTGTTTTAGCGGAATGGCTAGCTAGAAAACTtccgcaagtttttttttcccccaaaacTTTCAGATTTGTTGTCTTTTGCCAAAGAGAATAATAAACTGCTGCAAAACAGAATATCACTAGCAGATTCAGAGCATCCCCAGCCCTGTTGAGCAGTTGAACTGAACCGGTCCCATATGAATCATGCAAATATCATGATACAAGCACAGCTCATTAACTCATTAACTCGTATTGTGAACTGCGATACTGTCTTTGTTTGGTCTACTGCAAAGATGGTCCAAATCAATAGGTCCACTGCTGCTTATTTTATGGAACCGTTTTCTGCATAATTGTCCTTATCTGACGTAGGCAgctctatatatatttttttatctatatggAACCATTTCACCTTACACCGCTAAGCATTTTCTTCGACCAATTATTTCAGTGGCTTAACTAACTCCAACTACACTGAGCTGAGCCAGCTGTATGAGAAGTACAAGGTCCAAGGTGTGTCTTTGACCCGTTGCCTTTGTATATCTTTGTATATTGTAATTGCCTTTGCATATTGTACTCCTTCACCATGGAAGTTGGAATAATTATCTAGTTCATGGTCACATGGATCATTAAGCTTTAGTTATTATATGTGCTAGTAGTTCTTCACTTTAAACAATTCCGGTTGTTGTGGTTCAAACCGCTAAGGAATATTACCAATGTGTGATTTGTAGGCTTTGAGATATTGGCTTTCCCGTGCAATCAGTTTGGAGGGCAGGAACCCGGCTCCAATGAGGAGATTGTCCAGTTTGCTTGCACTCGCTTCAAGGCTGAGTATCCCATTTTTGACAAGGTAAGTTAACGCAATACTTTTAACTCAATCAGAGTAATTATCAGTGTGAAGCAAAATGATATAAGTCACATGTTTTATCTATCGAAGAGGTGTTTCTGTGGAGTAGCATtgagtctcttttttttttatctgtcaGGTTGATGTCAACGGTAACAATGCTGCACCCCTGTACAAGTATCTGAAGTCTAACAAAGGTGGGCTTTTCGGTGATAGCATCAAGTGGAACTTCTCCAAATTCTTGGTTGACAAGGAGGGTCGCGTGGTGGATCGCTATGCGCCCACCACCTCCCCTCTTAGTATTGAGGTAATGTCCTGCACTACCACTTGCAATCTCTTTCTACAGGCTGAATTGTTAGGCTCTCATTATAACATTTCCATACTATCTCTGCAGAAGGATATCAAGAAGCTGCTTGGGAGCTCTTAAACCTAAAGGTCGGGATCTGTAGAGCAACCTGCACTTATGCACTGTATTCAGCACTGAGAGTTGTATTAATAAATTGGTGACATGTACTTCACAGGTTGCATTTGCACTATACTCCTTGCATCCTGAATCTTTATTGTACTCTGTACCTGTATAGTTTTCATGTCAATAAATTTCCTTGCTGTATCTGTGTGTATGCATCTCATTGGATCCTTTGTCGGCGTGCACTGTATTGTTCGTTTATTAAGATAGATTCGGCCAAATAAACATGCAAGTATGCATTTGAGCTGTCCCAACCATGGCAAGCACAAGAAGTTGCATGGGGGGATGCCTTGGTCATGCGTTCCAACAGTTTAAGATGAATCAGAGCATACTAATGGCATTGATGAACACAATCTTTCCCTAACTTTTTCCTCCTGTCAAATGGTATTACCTTGATCAATGTCATCAATGCCACAAGGATGCTCAGAAAAAATTTGATTTGTTAGATGCATTTCATAATCCTGTGTTTGTCTTAAATATGACTCCATACAAATTTCCTGGACATGCTTCTGAATAAGCTTACTATGTGTAAGTGATCCATTTTTTTCTGACATTATTAGtttagtactcccttcgttttttaatagatgacgccgttgactttttctcacatgtttgacaactcgt
This window of the Oryza sativa Japonica Group chromosome 4, ASM3414082v1 genome carries:
- the LOC4336627 gene encoding probable phospholipid hydroperoxide glutathione peroxidase; amino-acid sequence: MAAAPSATSVHDFTVKDASGKDVNLSTYKGKVLLIVNVASQCGLTNSNYTELSQLYEKYKVQGFEILAFPCNQFGGQEPGSNEEIVQFACTRFKAEYPIFDKVDVNGNNAAPLYKYLKSNKGGLFGDSIKWNFSKFLVDKEGRVVDRYAPTTSPLSIEKDIKKLLGSS